The genomic window attttcttgctcaagtgtaacttggctaagagaatcattagtggaatcaagagaactactagaagcaacaacattggatttgacattattattgttactactagaggaagtatctttcttgtacttgttactagacttgacttgaggcatgtaagtagataagagtaagcgcttggcaatgtaagaagaacttttcttgcggagatcatcattgattgcctttaagaactcatgctcttgctcaagattgagcttttcaaagcgtaacttctcatgagcccttaaaagttctcgatgatcttcgaagatagtttcatgagccaacttaagagtgtttagttctttagttaggagctcaattttctccttatcattgtcattcatttgattagcatgattaattgacgtttcatcatagtattcatcactagagttgtcaacaagtaaatcatcatccacaagcaagtcatgttcatcactattaaaatcaacatactcggcatgtgttacctttggacctttggctatgaagcatcttccaattccttcatttagtgaatcaaatatgtcgtaggagttggttgacacaagtgctagaccggcaacaccttcatcttgagtatgttcggagtcggagtgatagcttctctcggagtgattgtcggagtcggagccggaaacccattcaccaacatgagcttgatgtcttcgttttgtgtagctccttgatgacatgtccttcctttctgaatccttgcttctccgtgagggtcttcgttcataacgatcatctctactcctcctctctcttggtggtcattcttctcttttgcttcttatttttggagaatcttctcttcttttgtagggtgccgtacactcattggaatagtgtccaggcttcccacaattgtagcaattgcgctctcgactagaagatctcttgtcatgataagaccttgacttggagcttctttctttgcttctactcttgtagaatttgttgaagttcttcaccattaagctcaattcttcattgaaggtttgtttctcacttgatgatgtgggggcttcacttgaggctttgtaagcaccacttgacttgttgtgaagttcctccttatccttgagtgacatctcatgagcaacaattcttccaatgacttccgttggcttgagatttttatagtttggcatcatttggatgaaagtgcacacggtatcatactttccatccaatgctcttaggatcttcttgatgatgaatctgtcggtcatctcttcactccctaagctggcaatctcatttgtgataagtgcaagcctagagtacatttcagcgacaccttcaccatccttcattttgaacttgtcaagctgactttggagcacatccaacttggattccttgacggactctgtaccttcatgcatatcaatcaaagtatcccaaatttcctttgcattctcaagacggatgattttgttgaactcttcggggcacaacccgttgaagatgatatcacaagcttgagcgttgtattgcagcatcttcaattctttcgcatttgcttcacggttcggttctctcccatcgaagaattcacctcgcaagccaatacaaataattgcccaaacggcgaggttatgtccaagaatatgcattttcatcttatgcttccaactagcaaaattagtaccatcaaagtaaggacctctacagtgataatttccctcgctagacgccatactctcctaggttgtgaaaccaaggctatgaccaccaaaagctatggaaatagcaaatggagaccaaagctctaataccacttgtaggaccttgaagtatgtctagaggggggtgattagactacttgaccaataaaaacttaaccttttccaaattttagagtttggcagattttagctattttaggacaagtcaagaaatcatcacacaattcaagcaagcatgcaaagagtgtataggcagcggaaattaaagcatgcaacttgcaacaaattaaagggaagggtttggaggattcaaacgcaattggagacactgatgtttttggcgtggttccgataggtggtgctatcgtacatccacgttgatggagacttcaacccacgaagggtaacggctgcgcgagtccacggggggctccacccacgaagggtccacaaagtagaaaccttgtctatcccaccatggtcgtcgcccacgaaggacttgcctcactagcggtagatcttcacgaagtaggccatctccttgcccttacaaactccttggttcaactccacaatcttgtcggaggctcccaagtgacacctagccaatctaggagacaccactctcaaagaagtaaaaaatggtgcgttgatgatgaactccttgctcttgtgcttcaaatgatagtctccccaacactcaactctctctcataggatttggatctggtggaaagagggtttgagtggaaagcaacttggggaaggctagagatcaagatgaatatggtaggaatggaatatcttggcctcaacacatgagtaggtggttctctctcagaaatggtaagttgaaagtgtaggtttagtctgatggctctctccacgaatgaagaggaggtggaggggtatatatagcctccacagaaaatctaaccgttacacataatttaccaaactcggtgggaccgaatggttaaactcggttggaccaatttagtaaacctagtgaccgttagtgattctttgtgggactgacatgcatctcggtgagaccgattcggttagggttagggcataacgtaatctcagtgagaccgattacacaaactcggtgagaccgatttggtaataagctttccagagagttggtcaggtaaactcggtgggaccgatttgctcttttcggtgagaccgaaatgttacaaaaaggaaacagagagtttacattgcaatctcggtgggaccgatcgctcacttcggtttgaccgaaacgttatgaagggaaacagagagattacaatcccatctcggtgagaccgagatccctatcggtaagaccgatttgcttagggtttgtggcagtggctatgactttggaatcggtggcgccggatagaaagaatcggtgtgaccgattttggctttagatttaggtcatttgtggatgtgggaaagtagttgagggttttggagcatatcactaagcacatgaagcaagaggctcattaagcaacacatcatcccttcttgatagtattggcttttcctatagactcaatgtgatcttggatcactaaaatataaaatgaagagtcttgagcttttgagcttgagccaatcctttgtccttagtattttgagggatccactttcatcatccatgccatgccattcattgagctttcctgaaataatagtcttggaatagcattagctcaatgagctatatgttgttatgaattatcaaaaccacctagggatagttgcactttcagcctagtaacggtaagcatattgaacaaaatcatcgcccacaactactttgtgttctactcgtgcatagaatctatgcaatagacctagctcagatgccactgttggagaacgtagcaaaaattcaaaattttatatgcatcaccaagatcaatctatggagatactagcaacgagagagaggggagtgcatcttcatacccttgaagatcgcgatgcgggaGTGTTagaagaacgcggatgaaggagtcgtactcgtagcgattcagatcgcggttgattccgatctaagcgccgaacaacggcgcctccgcgttcaacacacgtgcagcccgatgacgtctcccgtgccttgatccagcaagaggagagggagaggttggggaagactccgtccagcagcagcacgacggcgtggtggtggtggaggagcgcggtactccagcagggcttcgccaagcactacgagagacgaggagggagagaggtagggttgcgccttgggagagagagactcatctgttgggcagcccctagacctcaactatctATAGGGAgaagggagggggctgcgccccctctagggttcccaccccaaggggtgcggcggccaaagggggagagggggaggcgcacctggggtgggccttagggcccatctgccatagggtttgccccccccccctcttctcttgaTGCACCTTAGGCCTTGGgggtgggggggtgcaccagcccacctgcggctggtcccctcccacacttggcccacgcagccctctggtgccggtggccccacctggtggacccccgggaccctcccggtggtcccagtacgttaccgataacacccgaaactttttcggtgaccaaaacaggacttcccatatataaatctttacctccggaccattccggaactcctcttgatgtccaaaatctcatccgggactccgaacaacattcggtaaccacgtatatctattccctataaccctagcatcatcgaaccttaagtgtgtagaccctacgggttcgggaaccatgcagtcatgaccgagacaactATCCGACCGATAACCAACAGCGAgaactggatacccatgttggctcccacatgttccacgatgatctcatcggatgaaccacgatgtcaaggattcaatcaatcccatatacaattccctttgtctaccggtatagtattttcccgagattcgatcgtcggtatgccgaaaccttgttcaatctcgttacaggcaagtctctttactcgttctgtaacacatcatcccgtgatcaactccttgatcacattgtgcatattatgatgatgtcctaccgagtgggcccagagatacctctccgtcacacggagtgacaaatcccagtctcgattcgtgccaacccaacagacacttttggagatacccgtagtgtacctttatagccacccagttatgttgtgacgtttggtacacccaaagcattcctacggtatccgggagttgcacaatctcatggtctaaggaaaagacacttgacatttagaaaagctttagcatacaaactacacgatcttgtgctaggcttaggattgggtcttgtccatcacatcattctcctaatgatgtgatcccgttatcaatgacatccaatgtccatggtcaggaagccatgaccatctgttgattaacgagctagtcaactagaggctcactagggacatgttgtggtctatgtgtttgcacatgtattgcggtttccggtcaatacaattatagcatgaataatagacaattatcatgaacaaggaaatacaataataaccattttattattgcctctagggcatatttccaacagtttgcgcccgttataaattttgtgatcccatgctagtcgaggttgtggcctccccacttagagttttgcttaacgggtgtcgtgggtgattccagacaccggtaagttaggctggtgtgtgcggtcaggtgtgttttcaattaaaagaccataaaCGGAATTAGTcgtgatggactaaaggaatccattactcgtgggtaaagagtacaccctctgcagagagtgtatctattcgaatagccgtgtccatgattaaggactacagtctgggatgggtcaagtgtcggtcttagtgtcggtcttcggaggaaagattgctaaaccagaacatgatcatgacttgtgactcatgatgattatgattactattaattatggactaaccatttacattatttgacttattgagtatccctggaacggttctacctcctggatattcactgtgatcaagttatttataagccctttatgtggtgtcgctcagacgcccgactgtgacatgcttgttatttaaattatttataagccctttatgtggtgtcgcacagacgcccgactgtggcatacttgttatttcttttatttataagccctttatgtggtgtcgcgcagatgcccgactgtggcatgcttgttatttaaattatttataagccctttatatggtgtcgctcagacgcccgaccgtggcaggctttatattattatcctttcgaggcgtcgcttcagatacCCGAtgggtgcattctatttctactcccttatCGCATACTCATGTcgtatatgaataacctgcttgcgtgcatcatggatttttattttgtgactgacgtggtaatcatagaatatttcagagcatgattatcatttgttatattatacatgtgttcataatgtttgcgaatacattcaaagtactcactggcttgtccctggctattgtcttggccagatttcttgcatggagaggagcgttgcgatgacagtcccggaacctacgcaatggtgatagcagcctcgcgaagataggagttatccaggtcagctgttcctgtgggaaatggagtcccatagacgctgatgaatgacaaaccgcttccgccatcagccactagaaaccatttgttgtactcataggccagaatggtcttgtactacatattttgtattttgcttggagtttctgtatcaagttgatgcctcatcagctaacagtaatcctggggctggtgagcacaagggccattttatgggaaattaatatcctggaaaaccggtcctgacagaaTTGCCCTCCTAAGTAGCCTCCATGTGAAGGTTTGTACTCTGGGTACCATCTCTTTTGCTCTCCAAGTCTGTTTTAAAATATGCTTTACACATGTAGATGCCTGTCTAGGTAAAGGCTCGCCATGTTCCTGCATATCCTATAGGCAAGCTCTATATGCTGATTTGGAATTACATTTTTCCTGAATTATGTAGCTTCCAACATAGGATGTCGGTACCTTCCGATTGAATTATTGGAACCTGCATAATGATGTTAGCTGCCTGCTCATCAAAGAGTGTGCAAATAAGGCTAGTGTTCCAAGCTTTTTGGTTAGGCAGCCATAGATCCTTAACTTGCGAAGGATAAATGAAATGACCAGGTTGTATTATAAGGTGGTCATAGATGGATTCCCAAACAGGACACCACGGAGTGCTCCATATAGAAGAGTCACCTTCAATAAATTGATAAAAAGAATTCGAGTAAAGAAAGTGGCGTATTTTTAAAATGGATGACCAGAAGGCAGATTTTGGAACTTTTGAACTAGCTCTCCAAATTGATGATTCAGGAAAGTATTTGGATTTGAGAACTCTTGAGAGAAAGCAATCAGGGTTTTCCGCAATTCTCCATGCCGCTGAAAGAACAAGGCCTCTGTTCATAGCTTGGATGTTCCTTATTCCTAGGCCTCCTTCACTTTTCGGAATACAAATGTCCTTCCATGCCCTAAGACAAAGTGCTCTAGACCTCGGTTCCTCTTTTATTCATGTCCACCAAAAATTCCTAATAATGGCCGTGAGCTTTGCAATCAACTTCCTAGAGAATAATATGTTAGACATGTAATATATGGGGATGGAAGCAAAGACAGAATTAATAAGCGTTAATCTGACTGCATGAGAGAGTTTATTGGCCTTGTAACCACTAAGTTTGTTACGAAATTTGTCAGCCACGAAATTATAAGCAGCAAATCTATCCTTGGCTGGTAGGATTAAAGGGTGCCCAAGGTGAACTGAATTAGCATCGATGTCCATAACAGGAAAAATTCTTTTGATGTCATCCTTAATGCAAGCACTAACATTTGCGCTGAAAATGATACCTGATTTATTCCAGTTAGGAGTTTGACCTGATAGGTTGCAGAATCTTTGAAGAATATGGAGCATGTGAGTAGCTTCAGTAATTGAGGCTTGACCACAAATTAATAAATCATCTGCAAACATGAGTGAGTGAATGGGAGGACAACCAGTGCCTAAAGATATACCTGCCAAATGATTTGAGCACATAGCCTCTTGGAGGGATATAGAAAGCTCGTTAATTGCTAAAACAAACAAGTAAGGAAATAAAGGACATCCTTGTCTAATCCCCCTGCAACTCTGGAAGCGACCATAAGATTGGCCATTAATGGTAACACAAAAAGAAGGAACCGTAATGCATGCATAAATCAAATTGATGAAATGACCATGAAGCCTTTTTCGTGAGAGAGCTTGCATAATGTAGTTCCATTCAAGTCTATCGAAAGTTTTGGCTAAATCAATTTTAAGCATGAAAGCGGGGGTTTTCCAAGATTTCAAAGCAAAAGAGTGAGTTATTTCCTGAGCTATGATGATATTGTTGCTAATCCTTCTACCTTCAATGAAAGCTTGCCGAGATTGGTCAATATAATCCGTCAAACGAGGTTTGAGTCTATTGGCTAGGGTTTTTGCTATGATTTTGTAAATAACATTACACAAGCTAATAGGTCGAAAACCAGCAAGAACGACAGAAACCAGCTTCTTTATGCAACACTGTCCCCAAACGTCTGACAATACTAACCTAAAAAGATCAGCTAACATATTTGTATAGTTTACATTGAAGAAAAATAATAACGAAACATGACTGGGTGGACCAGATCGTGGGAGGAAGAAGGCAGTTGGGAGGTGGAAGATGACGTGTGAGCCCTTGGATGAAGATCCAACGACAAAAAGAAGTGGCtgatgcttgatatattttcagGTACCTGACGTTTAGTCGGTCCCCTACAACAAGGTAAATCATCAGTGTTGATCAGTTAATTTAGCTAGGTTTCTATTACTGGTATGGCCTCTTGGGCTTAACTGGTCAGTGTTTGTGTGTTCTCGCGGCTCATGCACTTCTTCCAGAGCTCACAGGGGACAAGTAGCACGCTCGGGGCCGGTGATCTGCAGGATCTCTCCATGACCGGGTCCGGGTGCACTGCAGCTTCGACGCCTAGGTCGAGCAAACGCACGAGGTGGACGTCACTAGCTAAGTCGCCGCTGGAATCTCGACGGCGTTGGTCGACGCGATTCGTCTGTGTCTTGTCTTGTGTCCCTCCCCCACTCGCCCTACCCAAACCCCCAAGCATACAGTCAGTCAACGCGTGCAAAGTCAGTCAACCCCGCTCCTCTTCTTCTCCGACTATATAAACGCAACCGCGCCGATGACCAAAACCCAAACCCATCGGCACGTAGATATATCAGTCAGTCAATTACTCCATGCAAGCTCTGGCATGTCGCAGCAGCGCCGCCGCAGCGCGGCAGCCGATGCGCTGCTGGcgctggcggtgctgctggggaCGTCGCCGCCGGACGCAGCGGCTCAGCTTACGGCCTGGCGGCCCCTCGTGGCGCGCGTCAACAAGGACGCCTCCACCTCCCTCTACACCATCGCCATCAAGGACGGAGGGGGGCCGCTCCTCCTCGACCTCGCCGGCCCAATGCTCTGGGTCGCCAACTGCCCCAGCACGCACTGGGCCATCGGGTGCGAAGGCAGCGACTGCAACGGCATCCGCAATATGTTCACCCCGGATGTCTGCGATAGTGCGGAATGGCCGGTGCAGGGGCAGGACCCGTGCATCTGCACCGCCTTGCCGTACAACCCGGTCGACGGGCGCTGCGTCGCCGCCCAAGCCACCACCATCTCGATCGCCACCAACACCACGGACGGCAAGAACCCACTCTTCCCGGTCACCTTCCCCGTCGTCGGGTCCTGCGCGCCGGGGGAGTTCTTGACCTCGCTCCCGGCGGGCGTGGCCGGCGTCGCGGGGCTTGCGAGGCTGCTTAACTCTCTGCCGTTGCAGGTCGCCCAGTGGTACCGCCTGAAGCAAGAGTTCGCGCTGTGCCTGCCCAGGGCCGGGGACGGCGTGGCCGTCTTCGGCGGCGGCCCGTTCCAGCTCCTGGCCGCGCCAACCGTGGAGCTCGCCGACAGCCTCCGCAAGAACCCTCTCCCGTTCCTCTTCAACCCCAAAAACCGCGCCTACTACTTTACCATCACCGGCATCGCCGTGAACCAGCAGCGCGTGCCCACGCCGTCCGGCGCCTTCGACATGGAAAGGAGAGGCCAAGGCGGCGCCGCCTTCAGCACCGTCACGCCCTACACCGCGCTCCGCTGGGACATCTACTGGCCGCTCCGAAACGCGTTCGACGCGGCCACGAGCGGCATCGCGCGCGCGGAGAAGGTGGCGCCGTTCGACATGTGCTACCAGGCGTCGGAGCTCGCAATGACCAGCGTGGGCTATGCCGTGGCCAACATCGACCTGATGCTGGACGGAGGGCAGAACTGGACACTGCCCGGCGCCAGTTCGCTCGTGCAGGTGAACGACCAGACGGTGTGCTTCGCGTTCGTTCAGACGGATTCGTCGGTGCCGGCACATGCTGAGTCGCCGGCGGTGATCCTCGGGGGGCACCAGTTGGAGAACAACCTGCTGATATTCGACCTGGACAAGGACACGTCCGCGTTCAGTGGGCTGCTCCTCGGCATCGGCACTACCTGCAGCAACTTCGACTTCAGCATGGGGAGTTCTTAGAAGAGTGTCACTGATCTTGCGCCGGAGTGCCACCGTCACCATGTCCGTTTGTACTCGACTACGGTTTCGTTTCAATATTACTA from Triticum aestivum cultivar Chinese Spring chromosome 3B, IWGSC CS RefSeq v2.1, whole genome shotgun sequence includes these protein-coding regions:
- the LOC123066307 gene encoding chitinase CLP-like, producing MSQQRRRSAAADALLALAVLLGTSPPDAAAQLTAWRPLVARVNKDASTSLYTIAIKDGGGPLLLDLAGPMLWVANCPSTHWAIGCEGSDCNGIRNMFTPDVCDSAEWPVQGQDPCICTALPYNPVDGRCVAAQATTISIATNTTDGKNPLFPVTFPVVGSCAPGEFLTSLPAGVAGVAGLARLLNSLPLQVAQWYRLKQEFALCLPRAGDGVAVFGGGPFQLLAAPTVELADSLRKNPLPFLFNPKNRAYYFTITGIAVNQQRVPTPSGAFDMERRGQGGAAFSTVTPYTALRWDIYWPLRNAFDAATSGIARAEKVAPFDMCYQASELAMTSVGYAVANIDLMLDGGQNWTLPGASSLVQVNDQTVCFAFVQTDSSVPAHAESPAVILGGHQLENNLLIFDLDKDTSAFSGLLLGIGTTCSNFDFSMGSS